One window of the Sander lucioperca isolate FBNREF2018 chromosome 5, SLUC_FBN_1.2, whole genome shotgun sequence genome contains the following:
- the LOC116041173 gene encoding LIM/homeobox protein Lhx1: protein MVHCAGCERPILDRFLLNVLDRAWHVKCVQCCECKCNLTEKCFSREGRLYCKNDFFRRFGTKCGGCSQGISPNDLVRRARSKVFHLNCFTCMMCNKQLSTGEELYIIDENKFVCKDDYLNNASVKDTNLLSVTACSDPSLSPDSQDPLQDDVVLKDTEIAALSDKETVNNENDDQNLGGKRRGPRTTIKAKQLETLKAAFAATPKPTRHIREQLAQETGLNMRVIQVWFQNRRSKERRMKQLSALGARRHAFFRSPRRMRTLVDRLEPGELIPNGPFSYYGDYQSEYYGPGPNYDFFPQGPPSSQAQTPVDLPFVPSSGPTGTPLGGMDHPLPGHHPSSEVQRFSDIMSHHPGDSPSPEPGIPGPLHSISSEVFGPSPPFTSLSLNGSGYSNHLSHPPSEMNEGTVW from the exons ATGGTCCACTGCGCCGGCTGCGAGAGGCCTATTCTGGACCGCTTTCTGCTCAACGTGCTGGACAGAGCCTGGCACGTCAAGTGCGTGCAGTGCTGCGAGTGCAAATGCAATTTGACAGAGAAATGTTTTTCTCGAGAGGGGAGACTGTACTGCAAAAATGATTTCTTTAG ACGATTCGGCACCAAGTGTGGAGGCTGTTCGCAGGGCATCTCTCCCAACGACCTGGTCCGCAGGGCCCGCAGCAAAGTCTTCCACCTTAACTGCTTCACGTGCATGATGTGCAACAAACAGCTGTCCACCGGGGAGGAGCTCTACATCATAGACGAGAACAAATTCGTTTGCAAAGACGATTACCTAAACAACGCCAGTGTAAAAGACACCAACCTCCTCTCAG TGACGGCGTGCAGCGACCCCAGTTTATCCCCGGACTCCCAGGACCCGCTGCAGGACGACGTGGTCCTGAAGGACACGGAGATCGCCGCCCTGTCAGACAAAGAGACGGTGAACAACGAGAACGACGACCAGAACCTGGGGGGGAAGCGGCGCGGCCCGCGGACCACCATCAAGGCCAAACAGCTGGAGACTCTGAAGGCGGCGTTCGCTGCCACCCCGAAACCCACCAGACACATCCGGGAACAGCTGGCCCAGGAGACCGGTCTCAACATGAGGGTCATCCAG gtgtggTTCCAGAACCGGCGGTCCAAAGAGAGGCGCATGAAGCAGCTGAGCGCGCTGGGCGCCCGGAGGCACGCCTTCTTCCGGAGCCCTAGGCGGATGAGGACGCTGGTGGACCGGCTGGAGCCCGGGGAGCTCATCCCCAACGGGCCCTTCTCCTACTATGGAG ATTATCAAAGTGAGTACTACGGCCCGGGCCCGAACTATGACTTCTTCCCCCAGGGCCCCCCATCGTCGCAGGCTCAGACCCCGGTGGATCTCCCCTTCGTGCCCTCCTCGGGCCCCACGGGCACTCCCCTCGGAGGCATGGACCACCCCCTGCCGGGCCACCACCCTTCCAGCGAGGTTCAGCGCTTCTCTGACATAATGTCCCACCACCCGGGGGACTCTCCCAGCCCGGAGCCCGGCATCCCGGGACCCCTGCACAGCATCTCCTCCGAGGTGTTCGGCCCGAGTCCGCCCTTTACCTCACTGTCGTTGAACGGCAGCGGATACAGCAACCACCTGTCCCACCCGCCCTCGGAAATGAACGAGGGCACCGTGTGGTAg